Below is a genomic region from Ziziphus jujuba cultivar Dongzao chromosome 7, ASM3175591v1.
ACAGCAATGTGGGTCATGCGCTGGCTCTCTACTTCTTCCTTGTTCTTGGCCGGTCTGATTCTCTTGCGCTTTCTTCTTTCCCTGGTCACAGGGAGAGATTTAGAGGAGTGGATTTGTTTGGGTGCGTTCTGTGGGTGGGTCTGAGCCTGAGCCCGAGCCCAGGTAGAAGCAGATACGGATCCATTGGAGGCTGAGTTGTTTTCTACTGAgcttggttgttgttcttggtTGCATTCTGAGCTCACGCCCTCAGTTGAATGTGGGTGGTGGTGTTGATTATTCACATCTTTGTTGGCTTCGGATTTAATGGGTGAATGCAACTCCTCTACAAAGTCTATGTGTTGGGTTACGCAGCTCTCAAGCTCTAGAGCCTGAATTTGGGTTTCCATTTGGGGCATATTGAAGGAGTTCCCTAATTCCCATGGCTTCTTTAGGTGTTGAAGTCTCAACAGCGCCTGAAAGCTTGGCTCTTTCAAGGGGAAAAAAGGTGCTGGTGATTCCACGCTCTGTAACATTTGAAGAAACGGCATTCTATCATCCAACCCTGGTATTGACAActgtgcttcttcttcttcttcttcctcgaaTCTCCATGTCCCAGCTGAACTGCTTAGTCCTTGTTCTAAGCACTCCACATCCAAATGGTCACCAAAAAACTGCAGAAAAAAACACAAACCTAGAAGATAAAACATGGGAAGAACAAGCTGgaaaaagaaagcaagaaaatttcctctttttttaaataaaataaaataaaataagaaagaaggAAGTAATAGAGAATTAATACTGTCATGGACTGCAGGGGTGGGGAGGGAGGGGGTTTGGTCAGTTtgaacacagagagagagagagagagagagagagagagagagagaagtgcgGAGGGAGATAAAAGTGGAATGAGAATAGAATGTTTACAGAGAGAGACGAAGAGCGCAGCAGGTGTTGGTGTTTATCCCGGAAAATAACACATTgcattgaatgcaaaaaaacatTCAGAGAACTAAAAGCAGTCCATTTCTTGAAGCTAGAAAATGGGGATTGCAAGAATGGGAAACAAGAAAACGAGTGGTACaaattgagaaagaaaaaagtaacatACACAGGGATTAATGGGTCCTTGAAGCCTCTCCATTACAGCTGAGCAGTTGTTGAAGCGTGCCTACCttaaattctctctctctctctctctctctctctctctctctctctctctctctcgttggTTACCAACATTCCATTGTGATACTAACTAAACAAGAGTAATAAATGTATGACCCAAGGAGTAGAACGAGACCCCATGTCCAAAAACCGTAGAAAATTATTCCTTAGTTTCTGTTGCTAGCTAAGTGGTAGTCTTTAatagaatatttaataaatgtCTACTCACTACTGTGCTTTGCTTTGAACAACTCCACCGAAGAAGAAAGCACAGAGAACAACAACGCAACAACTTAAAAAGAGAGGTTGAAGATGGCAGTTGGGTTAAAACATCggtgaaagaaaatgaaaaattcaaaattaaaagaaaaaaaaaaaagtggtaagAAATGAAAGGTTGAAAATTCTCTTAAAACAAATTCTCTTTTTAAACTGAGGGAAAGAAGATATAGCAGATATACTTGAAACTGAGAGAGTTGGTAAGACTTagcagaagagagagagagagagagagacagtgaATGAGAGCTGGGGTTGTCTGGTTTACAAGCTCCCAAGCATTATTGGCGGTGGCAGTTTTGTCCGGCAGCGGGGACAGAGAGTTGTggggactctctctctctcttctcctctTTCTACTCACTACTCTCTACAATgcacaaaagaaaaggaaaaacgaaaaaagaaaaaaaagaaaaaaaaaatccttagaaAGTCTTCATATGGATTGTGTCATATTCTGATGAGTGATGATGGGTCACTCCCCATTTCCCAAATCTccctaactttatttatttattttttactcggCCTTCAAATTTCACTGCTGAAAGATTTCCAGTGAATAATCAATTTTTAACTGGCTGTGGCAATTTATTAGAAGCACTTTCAGTTTTAATCTTACAAATACATTAGGAAGATAAGAGAGATTTGATGTTTAAAGGTTGCTAGCTAGAGAAATAACACAaatgtttatgaaatttttgtacGGCGTATCAGACTCTGGTTCTGTAACCAATTTAGATTATTGTCGTATCTAGGGAGGTAGCTATATAATCCACGACAATATGCAAGTTTTAAGtagataatgaaaaataaaaaaataaaaaaaaggaagaaaaatctcTTGTGCCAATGTTGAGGCCAAAGCTAGCTTTCCCAAACAGAAATTTTCAAGAATGAGATTTCAAACCCAAAAAAGGTCATGACTCATGACAACGaagtaatatatatgtattttctaTGAAATTAACAGTCCATCTCTAGCCCACTTGAATATGGAATATAAAAGAGCATCTTTatgttacaaaagaaaaaatactggaaaaaaaaaatggaaaagaagatgaagaagagaagaacaagaacaagaacaagaattactgttggttgttgttctgaataaaataaatagtaaaaattactgttggttgttgttctgaataaaataaatagtaaaaattttgGGTGTTGGGGTCCTATGCCCTTCAGCTGTGGGCATGTTCTGCATTAATTGTGTCGGGACAGAAAATTTGTCTCGACTGAAGTACATGATGGGACTGAATCCTAGATACAAATTTTCCATATTTTCCAACTGAATTTTCCTCTTCtccaatcaaattttttatttttttatttttaaatgtctaGCAATTTGCAAAGGCCTAGCCCTCTACCAGGAAACACTGTCACAAAATCACAGATAAATCTGCTGCCAATATCTGTTGCAACTAGGCTTAAACAAAAAGGCTATTATGGCTTTTCTCAACAGAAAACTCCATACCTAAACGTTTTCTTGCTTTTATCTCTTTCAATATAAAGTCATTCGGCAAATCTATTATCTCTGGACACTTTAATATCTTCAACTTGTAAAGTTTGTTTCCATttctatacccaaaaaaaaaaaaaaaggaccttaTTAAGCAGCAAATCTTACAGTTGATGATCATTTTTCAAGTGCCCTGATGATCAAGGCACATTCTCTCTCTCCCATTCATTTTCCTGAGAAAGCCTAACAAGGACATTCTTATGAACGGCCAAAGTGCTATAATTTTTTCATGGGTTGCTATCAGACAACTCGTACTGTCACCTGTTGTATAGCATGACTCTGTCCTATAAGGCGATTTTTAGTTCTGttatcccttttttttatcttaattttttatttcttgggTAAGCATCTAACATGTGCTACCTGATTTCTCTCTACATCTAGCAAGTAATCCAAATTGCCTTGCTAATGATCAGCTCTCAGCTGCTCTTCATTTTCACAATTATAAGTTGCATAATGGTGTGATATTTGAATACAACTTCACAGAAATGACACAATTACAATTGAGACTCACAAAGCTTTTACAATGAAgacaaatccaatccaatccaatgaAGAAACCTATTTGAAAACTACAATCTAGCTAATTGGTTAGATATTTTGCATCTTTTCCCAACTTATagtccattttctttttccattataTAAAACTAATGCATTGCCATTGGAACCAATTTAAGCCAACCATCAGAGCCCCATTTGTTAACTCATGCAGGCACCGAAAAAAAAGTTGACAATAAGATTTTTGCAATGTTAATCCATCATGGGTTCGACCGCTCTGAAATCTCTGCAGCTAACAAGAAACTTGGAAATCTTATCCTTATCTTAGAAGATTGAGAGTTCAAATCGATGGGATTTTGGCTTATTTCTTCCTAGCCAGTAATCAATGTACTGGGGTTGCTTTCATAGTTTAAACTCACAtcacagaaaaaaagaaaataaataaataaataaataaaataaaataaaaaagagctaTAATAGAACTTTCGCCCCCACCTCCATATGTGTCTACTTGTGATAAAATGGAAGGAAGATGAAACGAAACCACCATTTTATATGCTTGTGAGTTGTTGTGACCCTTGGAAACTTAGGCCGGTAGACCCCAAATCTTGACTATGTCATGAGTTGATGTAACCTTACAGGTGGTGGAGATTGCATTATTCTAGCATCTAGCTTGTTGAGACTCCTCTCCATAAGAAGAAATCACTATGAACCcgtgaaaggaaaaaaacaaatggaaacAGATATGAAGTACCATTATATTGGTTTCATCAAGCTATACATATCTCTTTGAATCAACATACTGCTATAAACAGCTAAGCTGGAAATTAAAGACcattatagctatatatatataaatatatatcttttgaaGACTATTAGAGAATTACAGGaactttaaatattgttttgggAGGTTTTAAGCCTATAAGCACTGAAAACTTCTTTGCCTTCAAGAGACAGAGGATTAGGAAAGGGGGATACAGTTTTTAGTTCATTTTGTATTTGTACATTATGAAAACTCAAAACAGTTAAGAGAATGGTTCATTCATCTAGCCTCAGAAGGTCCTCCCAAAAGCCAGCCTATACCTTTTACTCATTGTTCAACAGACACATATGAATCGACATTCGATCTATTAAATCCAACTTACAAAGTATTCAACACTAAACATTAACAattttactaaaattcaaaaaaaaaaaaaaaaaatggacaatATGTTGTCCAAACATAGATAAAATGCTCAAAATCTGAAGCACCTACTGTTAACAAAAGTATGTGCAGCAACAGAACTTGTAGCACTCCAATCTATACTCATCTTCTGCTCCAAAGAGCCTCTAACGCTCAACTTGTATGGTTACATGGCTGATGTTATACTCCCTTCTGATATAATCTACCACCTTGTCCAGCACAATGTCTGTATTGGCTTCTGGTCTGGTCTTGACATGGCAAGCTAGCAAGACCTTCCCCACTGTTATGGCCCATATATGTAGCTCATGGATTTCCACAACTTCCTCCATCTCCAACAGTCCTCTTTCGAGTTTTGTGGCATCAATCTCTCTCGGTGTGCTCTCCATCAGGACTTCAAGTATGCTTCTCAGCATTTTGATGGTCGTCCCCAACACAACAACCGAGAATATTAAGGTGCATATCAGATCAACTATCTTCCATTTAGGTTTATACCATATGATTGCCCCACCAATCATTACTCCTATACTCTGGATGGAGTCCCCAAGGACATGGAGATAAGCTCCTTGTACATTTATGTTTCGTTGCTTCTTTTCTTGTTCACCTTTTGGTTTATCCAACAGCGGTTCAATGTGTTCTTCAGATTCATGATCGTGTGTATGACCTTCATAAGTATGATGATGCTCAGCTTTTGAATGTTTCTCAtcctgatgatgatgatgatgatgagcagAAACTGTCACTCCATGGGTATGATCATGATCACCATGTCCATGTCCATGGCCATGATCATGGCCCAACAACAGAGCCATAATGATATTAACCACTAGACCAAATGTAGCTACAATAAACATTAGAAAGCCATTCACTTCACCAGTCTCATTAATGAGTCTGAGAATGGCTTCATACACCAATATCCCTGCCAGCAACCATATGAGTTGAATGGAGACTAGAGCACCAAGAATTTCAATCCTAAAGAACCCATAAGACTGGCGAGGATTGGCTTCCCAGCCAGCAGCCCACAAAGAAAACAAGGATATGGCAAATGCTGCAACATCTGAGAGCAAATGTGCTGCATCTGTCAATATTGCTAAACTGTTGGCTTTGATGCCTCCAACTACTTCAACACTCATAAAGACAACACAAAGAACCACTGCTATTAAGAGCTTGCGCATGGAAGTTGATCGTTCTTTAGCATCTTTTAAGCTAGATCCAGCATCGGAGAAACCACAGGCAGCTTCCCCACAAATCTTACTCGCTCCAGCATTCCTCTCTCGAACAGAAACATCACCTCTGATCTCAATAATCTGCCCATGTTGTAAACTTTGTTCCTCCATCTGAAAATCAaagataaaaaaaggaaaagggaacACACAATTTTCACCTAATGATAGTGAATATTTAATGCGATTGAGTATAGAAAACAGTATGAACAAGATTGTTTGAAACTTGTCAAACTAAGTTGAGCTGTCTTCAAGGTTAAAACATTGTACATTGAACACTTTTAAGCAGAGACAAATATAATGAAATTCAGGATAAATAAAATGGTTACAGATACATTGTTACAGAAGATGATAAGAAAAGAGCACTAAAATAACAACATATTGGAATGAATAACCTGATAATTGATAATATAAATAACTACAACTGGGCACAGTATTGTCAAACTTAAGAAACATCCCCAGAGCAGTGCTTTCTTCCCCGGTCTTTCATATGTTGTTAAAAAAAACTGACGTATCTTATATAACTACATCCAAAAAAATTGTTCATAAAAATCTGCAAAAATTTGCTCAAAACATATCAAAGACACACTAAAACCATCAGGGAATTTATATTGCCCCTCACCAATCTAAGCAGGCCAGATACGCACCCCGCCATATTATTTAGctattaaaattaaacaatagCGTAAATAAATTAACCCAGATAGCTTCACACGaacataaaaaatttcagaAATCTTTAAAAGGGCAagcaaaaatccagagaaacaTTGATCAAGATCTAGGCAAATAAGAGTTTATGCAACAGAACATTATAGATCAGTTTTTATCGCAGTGAAAACCTACCAATAAAAACTCAACCAGACAAAAGACTCAATGCCTTCAAAAGCTACTCattcacccccaaaaaaaaaaaaaaagccttaaaAGCTACCCTGTCGAAAAACTACTCGCAAAAAGATCAAACATTGAACAGAAACATATTACGGAAAACATCTCAAAGGCCATGGACAAATCACATTGTGTAGTCAAAGACCCATCAGATAAATTGCTAACAACAAAAAAATCGAAACAATAAGAattcagaaaattaaaagaatatatccaaaaaaaaaaaaaaaaacccatagaTGATATTAAGCAGGAGATTAGAAAGGCTACCAGAACCACCGTTCAACTTTTCTCCAACAGAAAGTAAAACGATACGCATGCAGGAATCGatataatatatagaaaataaggAGCACAGAAGTAGTATAAACAGAGGAATATGAATATACtgaaaagttttaattaaagcaatatttttttatattaaaaaaaaaaataatacataaaagaTTCAGGAAATAAAAGCGAGGATAACTTACTTCCCTTTTCCAAGTTGAAGCTTATGTATATGTAATTATGTATGATTGATGAAACTAGTACTCTCTTTCCTGCAATTGCAAATCACAACGATACTTGGTAATTTATTGGATTCGGTGTGTATTGTACTTGCTAACCAATAGTGTAGTAGCTACAGTTATGGGCTTTCCCTAAAAAGTAATTTGTGCTATAAATTCTCTCAGTCGGATTCCTCtcttatttacatatatatatatatgttttacaaTCGATTGTATGGTGATTCCAGCAACCAGCTCCGACCCAGCTCCAAATCTTAGTCAAACATTGAATAGCAGTTGAAGtcaattcaattaaattaaatgaggctgacaattttggtttttgtctcCTCGGTGGCCTtgtttgtaaaaattaattttgatggtAAACTTCCAAACAAGCATGGACAAAAAATTCATACGTGGATTGAGAGCTATTTTCTGAAGTGCGTATGTGGTAAACACTTAATTTGCTGGAACGTATTATATAAAGGCCAGAAATTATTAATAGATAATTCATCTCTAATCATAATGGTTCCCAATTACTCAATGAACCTATCCAATTCACCAATACCGTATGAATtcatttttaacattaaatttggACACTCACCACCTACACTTTCCgagttgattattattattattattattattattttatgttttgattttgatgatgaTGCTTGGCCTAAGTATAAGAAGCTGTGAGGATCTTTTATGAAAACTCTATAAAACTCGATTTATTTCTTACCATGTCAAAAATGAGAAGCTTTTATACCCCTCCTCCATatgggaaaagaaaaggaagaaatttcCAGCATATATAGGTTTCCTCTGAAAAATCTCATATATTCATTCGAAAACCAAtgaaactattaaaaaattggAAACTTACGTAAATGGTTTAATTTAATAACCTTCCCACCTGGAtctattttgatttgattttgttatattatcattatttgtttAGTTCTATAAACGCCAATCAGAGAAACACCGTGCGGTATtccaccaccaaaaaaaaaccaacatatGCATGCATCCAATCTTTCGCAAAATGTACTGACTTTGGAAAACGACGTattgttgattaaaaaaaaaaaatgtacaagaATAAGAATTAACAATATGGTAAGAGAAAAATTATACCTTCTCCACCTGTAATACTGGATAGCCGACGACTTCGCCATTCATTCTAATATAATGACGCTTCTCTAATTAAGATTAGTGGTTGGTAATGCAAGCTATGGTGCTTGGGCTTTTTCTTACTACTAAGAAATAACCATTCTTCTTGTACTTAATTGTTGGGCCTTTTGGGCTTTTTATTAGATAATTCAAATTTGcagcaagagagagagagagagagaaaaccttctaaattaatttaaaccaccaatcaAACTTGCATTATATTTCCCGTCCACAAAAAAGAGTATTTATAAGCTTGATCTTGTGGGAAAAAAatcaggttaaaaaaaaaaaattgctctgTTTTGATAAATTCTTATCAATTGTAGGAGGAAAATCCTGATTCTAATACCAAATTGAACTGATAGCTGGATTACAAATTGaaccaacatatataaatatatatatatatatatatcaaaacaaattcttttggaaaagaaaagaaatccgtttggaaaattaaaaagagtGCATGGAAAGAGATGGTTGCCTAACTCTCGCCCACCCCTTTTTTCTTCCTTCACTTTTCCCAACTGTGCGGtcatattttccaaataaatccTACTTTTATTATAGTCTCcactaatttttatatttttatttttttatgcgtAGTTATCAACTTTTCCTTTTCTATAGTTTAGATTCTTGAGAAAACATTTATTCAAAAGCTttcaaagttgttgatcaatagCTAAGCATCTTCATGATTAATTAACTAAAGAGTATATGAATCTGATTCCATTAGACATCCTAGTCTTACATTCAATGCCACAAAAATTGAGAGATGCGATGCCCATTATCAATGAGTCCCTACCCACTGACCCTTTTAATCTTTGATATATACTATCTCACGAATAAAGAATATGTCATTAGTTTCTTAGTTATAAACTCTTCCCAATAACAAACATGTgcaagtttataaattttaacagaagatgaaaaaaagtaataaagcaGGCTAAATAAATCCAACTGTGAGTGTGAAAATCAGTGTGTCACTTTTTGAAGAGGAGCACATGGAGTGAAGAAGATAAGGCTACCCTTTGGATAGGATTCTTTGTTGGGAAGGATAAAATCCCTATATAAAATACATCTCCATTACCGAAGATGacgtttttttggttttgttggtTTCCATACGGTACAATTACTGCCGGGTCACTTGGCACCAACACTTggtcaccaccaccaccgttTTTGTGCATCTTTTTTGTGtccaaaagcaaaagcaaccgCTATAGCTAGCTTTTGTCCCCAACCTAATTAATAAGCTACATGAAAAACTTTACATCAATTATCACATTTATATTGGATCGTTCACCAAATCATggtcttcaatttttatttttttcaaattgccTATGCTTTAATTTtgcaaccataaaaaattaGTGGAAAAAAGCAAACTCCACTATAATTCTAAGATAGTATTAAACAACAATTATGGTTTCTAATCAGCTGTGCATGGAAAAGCCATGCGTCTCAAACTTTTGAATGGGCAGTGGCAATATTGTTGAAAAGTTAACTCCAAGTGGAGACCAAGATCTAAAAGCTAGCAGGGCATATCACAGTTAAATAAACATTTTTGCACTAGCAGAGCAGAGAACAGAAAGTT
It encodes:
- the LOC107423776 gene encoding metal tolerance protein 1 isoform X1, translated to MKEDFREINLYVSTFKATGGYSNDEKTKKMEEQSLQHGQIIEIRGDVSVRERNAGASKICGEAACGFSDAGSSLKDAKERSTSMRKLLIAVVLCVVFMSVEVVGGIKANSLAILTDAAHLLSDVAAFAISLFSLWAAGWEANPRQSYGFFRIEILGALVSIQLIWLLAGILVYEAILRLINETGEVNGFLMFIVATFGLVVNIIMALLLGHDHGHGHGHGDHDHTHGVTVSAHHHHHHQDEKHSKAEHHHTYEGHTHDHESEEHIEPLLDKPKGEQEKKQRNINVQGAYLHVLGDSIQSIGVMIGGAIIWYKPKWKIVDLICTLIFSVVVLGTTIKMLRSILEVLMESTPREIDATKLERGLLEMEEVVEIHELHIWAITVGKVLLACHVKTRPEANTDIVLDKVVDYIRREYNISHVTIQVER
- the LOC107423776 gene encoding metal tolerance protein 1 isoform X4 → MEEQSLQHGQIIEIRGDVSVRERNAGASKICGEAACGFSDAGSSLKDAKERSTSMRKLLIAVVLCVVFMSVEVVGGIKANSLAILTDAAHLLSDVAAFAISLFSLWAAGWEANPRQSYGFFRIEILGALVSIQLIWLLAGILVYEAILRLINETGEVNGFLMFIVATFGLVVNIIMALLLGHDHGHGHGHGDHDHTHGVTVSAHHHHHHQDEKHSKAEHHHTYEGHTHDHESEEHIEPLLDKPKGEQEKKQRNINVQGAYLHVLGDSIQSIGVMIGGAIIWYKPKWKIVDLICTLIFSVVVLGTTIKMLRSILEVLMESTPREIDATKLERGLLEMEEVVEIHELHIWAITVGKVLLACHVKTRPEANTDIVLDKVVDYIRREYNISHVTIQVER
- the LOC107423776 gene encoding metal tolerance protein 1 isoform X3, which encodes MMEEQSLQHGQIIEIRGDVSVRERNAGASKICGEAACGFSDAGSSLKDAKERSTSMRKLLIAVVLCVVFMSVEVVGGIKANSLAILTDAAHLLSDVAAFAISLFSLWAAGWEANPRQSYGFFRIEILGALVSIQLIWLLAGILVYEAILRLINETGEVNGFLMFIVATFGLVVNIIMALLLGHDHGHGHGHGDHDHTHGVTVSAHHHHHHQDEKHSKAEHHHTYEGHTHDHESEEHIEPLLDKPKGEQEKKQRNINVQGAYLHVLGDSIQSIGVMIGGAIIWYKPKWKIVDLICTLIFSVVVLGTTIKMLRSILEVLMESTPREIDATKLERGLLEMEEVVEIHELHIWAITVGKVLLACHVKTRPEANTDIVLDKVVDYIRREYNISHVTIQVER
- the LOC107423776 gene encoding metal tolerance protein 1 isoform X2; protein product: MNGEVVGYPVLQVEKMEEQSLQHGQIIEIRGDVSVRERNAGASKICGEAACGFSDAGSSLKDAKERSTSMRKLLIAVVLCVVFMSVEVVGGIKANSLAILTDAAHLLSDVAAFAISLFSLWAAGWEANPRQSYGFFRIEILGALVSIQLIWLLAGILVYEAILRLINETGEVNGFLMFIVATFGLVVNIIMALLLGHDHGHGHGHGDHDHTHGVTVSAHHHHHHQDEKHSKAEHHHTYEGHTHDHESEEHIEPLLDKPKGEQEKKQRNINVQGAYLHVLGDSIQSIGVMIGGAIIWYKPKWKIVDLICTLIFSVVVLGTTIKMLRSILEVLMESTPREIDATKLERGLLEMEEVVEIHELHIWAITVGKVLLACHVKTRPEANTDIVLDKVVDYIRREYNISHVTIQVER
- the LOC107423782 gene encoding transcription factor bHLH70 isoform X1, with protein sequence MQCVIFRDKHQHLLRSSSLSFFGDHLDVECLEQGLSSSAGTWRFEEEEEEEAQLSIPGLDDRMPFLQMLQSVESPAPFFPLKEPSFQALLRLQHLKKPWELGNSFNMPQMETQIQALELESCVTQHIDFVEELHSPIKSEANKDVNNQHHHPHSTEGVSSECNQEQQPSSVENNSASNGSVSASTWARAQAQTHPQNAPKQIHSSKSLPVTRERRKRKRIRPAKNKEEVESQRMTHIAVERNRRRQMNDHLNVLRSLMPTSYIQRGDQASIVGGAIDFVKELEQLLQTLEAQKKMRKSEGGGGSNNGSDTPVSSSSSSAMAVASNGMFMSLSQYKIGSEESNNNNNNNNGDEVTAENKSEAADIEVTVIQTHVNLKIQCPRRPGQLLKAIVALEDLRLSILHLNINTSHSTVLYSFNLKIEDGCKLGSADEIAGAVHQIFRYMESS
- the LOC107423782 gene encoding transcription factor bHLH67 isoform X2, which encodes MERLQGPINPCFFGDHLDVECLEQGLSSSAGTWRFEEEEEEEAQLSIPGLDDRMPFLQMLQSVESPAPFFPLKEPSFQALLRLQHLKKPWELGNSFNMPQMETQIQALELESCVTQHIDFVEELHSPIKSEANKDVNNQHHHPHSTEGVSSECNQEQQPSSVENNSASNGSVSASTWARAQAQTHPQNAPKQIHSSKSLPVTRERRKRKRIRPAKNKEEVESQRMTHIAVERNRRRQMNDHLNVLRSLMPTSYIQRGDQASIVGGAIDFVKELEQLLQTLEAQKKMRKSEGGGGSNNGSDTPVSSSSSSAMAVASNGMFMSLSQYKIGSEESNNNNNNNNGDEVTAENKSEAADIEVTVIQTHVNLKIQCPRRPGQLLKAIVALEDLRLSILHLNINTSHSTVLYSFNLKIEDGCKLGSADEIAGAVHQIFRYMESS